A genomic window from Lycium barbarum isolate Lr01 chromosome 4, ASM1917538v2, whole genome shotgun sequence includes:
- the LOC132637720 gene encoding uncharacterized protein LOC132637720 — MDTIDKSWMDLRRSTNEYDRGVKYFLDKAFERASQGNEILCPCKRSFNRYWHTRTMVENHLFGYGFVNGYTKWVFHGEGFSSTNMPHPTNDDETSDMHDDIDGLLYDTFRNVEGDLLHEGVREGTSEDAKRFFKLVDEGKQELYLECKNFSKLSFTIRLYLFKCIHGLSNVAFSDLLDLIKEAFPFAQLPESFNKAKKVIKDLGLGYEKIHACPNDCMLFWNDNAKIDNCSVCGSSRWKNVRDDLTNKNTKIPAKVLSHEMATERPKDGNLRHPVDGEAWKDFDSLHPDFSKDPRNVRLGLSSDGFNPFRTMSISYSTWPVMLMNYNLPPWICMKPEYIMLSMIIPGPSSPGNDIDVFLQPLIAELKELWEMGVETYDAETNQTFLMRAALLWTVSDFPALAMLSGWSTKGKWACPTCNYDTCSQYLKHSRKMCYLGHRAFLPPDHPFRRDKKSFDGKEEHKAAPTPLSGIEVLEELREFNNVIGKGRKKRARKSDGPWKKRSIFFKFPYWAHNKLRHNLDVMHIGKNIYDSLLGTLLDVPGKSKDHVNSRYDLHEMGIRKELQPFKDDKNGKIHLAKACFSMKPEGKRLFCTVLKNVKLPKGCASNISCRVQMEEMKVSGYKSHDAHFIMQYLLQVAVRKVLPKNVSLALIRLGNYFRTICSKVIRRRDLDKMKAEIIDIVCDLEKIFPPTFFDIMTHLPIHLVDEIKLGGPVHLCWMYPNERNMCKYKGFVRNRSNPEGSIAESFMAEECLTFCSRYLHDGVKTRFNRYQTEDEDVQTKGNDFSHIFPKTGHPIGSKKKRKGKTFDMDSHQWVEAHRYALFNTRDEQVETFIKEHKSITDKRGRGNAWAKARIHS; from the exons ATGGATACTATAGATAAAAGTTGGATGGATCTCCGAAGATCCACCAATGAGTATGATCGTGGAGTGAAGTATTTTCTTGATAAGGCATTTGAACGAGCTTCTCAAGGAAATGAAATACTATGCCCTTGTAAAAGGAGTTTTAATCGGTATTGGCATACTCGAACGATGGTGGAGAATCACTTGTTTGGTTATGGATTTGTTAATGGATACACCAAATGGGTTTTCCATGGAGAAGGATTTTCTTCAACAAATATGCCGCATCCAACCAATGATGATGAAACTTCCGACATGCATGACGATATCGATGGACTACTTTATGATACTTTTAGGAATGTAGAAGGTGATCTGTTGCATGAAGGAGTGAGAGAGGGAACATCTGAAGATGCAAAGAGATTTTTCAAATTAGTTGACGAAGGGAAACAAGAGTTGTACCTAGAGTGTAAGAATTTTTCTAAGTTGAGTTTCACCATTCGGTTGTACTTGTTTAAATGCATTCACGGGTTGAGTAATGTAGCCTTTTCAGACTTATTAGACTTGATAAAAGAGGCATTTCCATTTGCTCAGCTACCCGAGTCTTTCAACAAGGCAAAAAAGGTGATAAAAGATTTGGGTCTTGGTTATGAGAAAATTCATGCATGCCCTAACGACTGTATGCTATTTTGGAATGACAATGCGAAGATAGATAATTGCTCTGTGTGTGGTTCTTCTAGATGGAAAAATGTTCGTGATGATTTGACTAATAAGAACACCAAAATCCCAGCAAAGGTTTTAAG CCATGAGATGGCAACTGAACGACCCAAAGATGGGAATTTAAGACATCCTGTTGATGGGGAAGCTTGGAAGGATTTTGATTCATTGCACCCGGATTTCTCTAAAGATCCTCGTAATGTTCGATTGGGTCTTTCAAGTGATGGTTTCAATCCATTCCGAACCATGAGCATTTCCTATAGTACATGGCCAGTTATGTTAATGAACTATAATTTGCCACCATGGATTTGCATGAAGCCGGAGTATATAATGTTGTCAATGATCATTCCAGGTCCATCGTCTCCTGGAAACGATATAGATGTGTTCCTACAACCGCTAATTGCAGAGTTGAAGGAACTATGGGAAATGGGAGTGGAAACATATGATGCTGAAACTAACCAAACATTTCTAATGCGTGCAGCTTTATTGTGGACAGTTAGTGATTTTCCAGCACTAGCAATGCTTTCCGGATGGAGCACCAAGGGGAAATGGGCATGCCCCACCTGTAATTATGATACTTGCTCTCAATATCTCAAACATAGTCGTAAGATGTGTTACTTGGGTCATCGAGCATTTTTACCTCCTGATCATCCATTCCGAAGAGATAAGAAATCATTTGATGGTAAAGAGGAGCATAAAGCTGCACCTACTCCCTTATCAGGCATAGAAGTGCTTGAAGAGCTACGTGAATTCAATAATGTCATTGGGAAGGGCCGAAAGAAAAGGGCTCGGAAGAGTGATGGTCCATGGAAGAAAAGAtccatattttttaaatttccatATTGGGCACATAACAAATTGAGGCACAATCTTGACGTGATGCACATAGGGAAGAATATATATGATAGTTTGCTTGGGACTTTGTTAGATGTACCTGGAAAGTCCAAAGATCATGTAAATTCTCGCTATGACTTGCACGAGATGGGGATACGCAAGGAGCTTCAACCATTTAAAGATGATAAGAATGGTAAAATTCATCTGGCTAAAGCTTGTTTCTCTATGAAACCAGAGGGGAAAAGGTTGTTTTGCACTGTTTTAAAAAATGTCAAATTACCAAAAGGGTGTGCCTCTAATATATCATGTCGTGTGCAAATGGAGGAGATGAAAGTATCAGGATATAAGAGCCATGATGCTCATTTCATAATGCAGTACTTGCTTCAGGTTGCGGTTAGGAAAGTGTTACCCAAGAATGTGTCTTTGGCCTTGATTAGGTTGGGGAATTATTTTAGAACCATATGTAGTAAGGTTATAAGAAGAAGAGATCTTGATAAAATGAAGGCTGAAATCATAGATATAGTATGTGACCTTGAAAAGATTTTTCCTCCAACCTTTTTTGATATAATGACACATTTGCCTATCCATTTAGTAGATGAAATTAAGCTTGGGGGTCCGGTTCATTTGTGTTGGATGTATCCTAATGAGAGAAACATGTGTAAGTACAAGGGGTTCGTTCGGAATCGATCCAATCCAGAAGGATCAATAGCGGAGAGTTTTATGGCCGAAGAGTGTTTGACCTTTTGTTCAAGATACCTACATGATGGGGTGAAGACAAGATTTAATAGGTATCAGACCGAGGATGAAGATGTTCAAACAAAGGGAAATGATTTTTCACATATATTTCCTAAGACAGGCCATCCAATTGGAAgtaagaagaaaaggaaaggcaAGACATTTGACATGGATAGTCATCAGTGGGTTGAAGCACATCGGTATGCTTTGTTCAATACTAGAGATGAACAAGTAGAGACGTTTATCAA GGAACATAAGAGTATAACTGATAAACGTGGTAGAGGAAATGCATGGGCAAAAGCACGAATTCATAGTTGA
- the LOC132638550 gene encoding uncharacterized protein LOC132638550, whose translation MQMDSTIPPTNEQSEEGPSTQKRKRGRTQMHSVHSRHERKLILLNRLNQPIGPTEDVVIEFGSFLGTLARTATLCPFDILDWRKMDTKDDLWIYTKEKYDIPEAGKKWTLNAIHAAWRRHKSDLKKLCYKPKVTDEIIMAKRPGHIPECQFTELLEYWKSEKFQKMSKTNAENRKKLLNPHTVAKKRFALVRNKLEKTKGNISLKEIFVETRARKPGRLYKESNEDTTSKIAEMEEIETQLSADGSQPVDAYSAVMGPEHPGRLRLYGWGVTKTSLKGKTGTFEPTSNATNDVVQEMQESIQKMEEQMEEQKRTMRAEVTAGITAKVMEKLQRAGLISPDMLVALCAPSPGEATSAPQVDSNN comes from the exons ATGCAAATGGATTCTACAATTCCTCCCACAAATGAACAATCTGAAGAAG GCCCTTCGACtcagaaaagaaaaagaggcAGAACGCAAATGCATAGTGTGCATAGCCGACATGAGCGTAAATTGATCCTACTGAATAGGCTCAATCAACCTATTGGTCCTACTGAAGATGTTGTAATAGAGTTTGGTAGCTTCCTCGGTACATTAGCGAGAACTGCGACCCTTTGCCCATTTGATATACTTGATTGGAGGAAAATGGACACAAAAGATGATTTATGGATATATACCAAG GAGAAATATGATATTCCTGAAGCTGGCAAAAAGTGGACTTTGAATGCAATTCATGCTGCTTGGAGAAGGCATAAAAGTGACTTGAAGAAACTTTGTTACAAACCAAAAGTTACTGATGAAATCATAATGGCAAAAAGGCCAGGTCATATTCCGGAATGTCAATTTACAGAGCTCCTCGAATATTGGAAGTCTGAGAAATTCCAG AAAATGTCTAAAACAAATGCTGAGAATCGGAAGAAGTTGTTGAATCCGCACACAGTCGCCAAAAAACGTTTCGCTTTAGTCCGCAATAAATTG GAAAAAACCAAGGGAAATATATCACTTAAGGAGATCTTTGTGGAAACAAGAGCAAGGAAACCCGGGCGCTTGTACAAGGAGTCAAATGAAGACACAACTAGTaaaatt GCTGAAATGGAGGAAATTGAAACACAACTAAGCGCAGATGGTAGTCAGCCTGTTGATGCATACTCAGCCGTTATGGGTCCAGAACATCCGGGACGTCTAAGACTATATGGATGGGGGGTTACAAAGACTTCTTTGAAAGGAAAAACTGGAACTTTTGAACCAACTTCAAATGCCACAAATGATGTAGTGCAAGAAATGCAAGAAAGTATCCAAAAAATGGAGGAACAAATGGAGGAACAAAAAAGAACTATGCGAGCAGAAGTTACTGCAGGCATTACTGCAAAAGTAATGGAAAAACTCCAACGTGCAGGATTAATTAGTCCAGACATGCTAGTAGCATTGTGTGCCCCTTCACCGGGAGAAGCTACGTCTGCCCCACAAGTAGATAGCAACAATTAA